A genome region from Fusarium musae strain F31 chromosome 5, whole genome shotgun sequence includes the following:
- a CDS encoding hypothetical protein (EggNog:ENOG41), with the protein MGESGTTTSAEADGSEASKKDVPPLVEIDPAGEIVLDVTFETSVSTLNKTRKAELAARRKAGTQPPDRSSLKSKVRVAYRVNLGALKKHSKYFSNLLSNSQFREAKLISDIHERLAQLKINVNEADVEDLPWIPITDDDDATKAAGREKAMEDILNIIHQRPTRTSRGTMSYVTTLAIVADRFDCVAAVARVLNTDLKFKWPLTSNKPLRSDDGRPTETEQVLRQKVLVAWLLGQPMRLQQSTRELIMRGSSLWSEFYDTDADMTAAWWNLPDGLEEELRHRRDRILNTVSSVQRHFLALFSSRERQCKLGYDSSAACDSYQLGQMLKFLVNKNLLFLVDYSPASLNMVPDTAMIEIEELLSTLQQCPSYQIDKHHTNCGLRVRLEPILSYMRSMLSAGVIAIPYADWKKRPTEISWLALREHTVGDKDYHPKKFQFTRAIANDQRLRYEGALYVDKMAKAMFMADEWDWTPEN; encoded by the exons ATGGGCGAGTCTGGGACTACAACATCCGCCGAGGCGGACGGGTCAGAGGCTTCTAAGAAAGATGTGCCTCCCTTGGTAGAAATCGATCCCGCTGGTGAAATTGTCTTGGATGTAACCTTTGAGACTTCCGTCAGTACTCTCAACAAAACTCGCAAGGCTGAGCTTGCTGCCAGGAGAAAAGCTGGCACTCAGCCCCCTGATCGCTCGTCTTTGAAGTCAAAAGTCCGGGTGGCATATCGGGTCAATCTGGGAGCTTTGAAAAAACACTCAAAGTACTTTTCGAATCTCTTATCCAACTCTCAATTTAGGGAAGCCAAGCTTATCTCGGATATACATGAGAGGCTTGCCCAGCTTAAGATCAATGTCAATGAGGCAGATGTCGAGGACTTACCCTGGATTCCCATTaccgacgatgacgatgcaaCCAAAGCGGCTGGTCGTGAAAAAGCCATGGAAGATATTCTGAATATCATACACCAGCGGCCAACAAGGACTTCACGTGGAACCATGTCATACGTAACCACGCTAGCAATCGTTGCTGATCGCTTCGATTGCGTGGCAGCTGTTGCTCGGGTTCTGAACACAGACCTCAAGTTTAAATGGCCGTTGACGTCAAACAAACCTCTGCGCAGTGACGATGGACGACCTACAGAGACAGAACAGGTCTTGCGCCAGAAGGTTCTGGTCGCGTGGCTATTGGGACAACCCATGCGCCTGCAACAGTCAACTCGAGAACTCATTATGCGAGGATCAAGTCTCTGGAGTGAGTTTTATGATACCGATGCTGATATGACTGCTGCATGGTGGAATCTGCCTGATGGCTTAGAGG AGGAGCTACGGCACAGGCGTGACCGTATCCTCAACACCGTCTCCTCTGTCCAACGGCATTTCCTCGCATTGTTCTCATCTCGAGAGAGACAGTGTAAACTCGGGTATGACTCGAGTGCGGCATGTGACTCTTACCAGCTTGGTCAAATGCTCAAATTCCTGGTGAACAAGAATttactcttcctcgtcgactACAGCCCAGCGTCGTTGAACATGGTTCCTGACACTGCGATgatcgagattgaggagctCCTTTCAACGCTTCAGCAGTGCCCAAGCTATCAAATTGACAAGCATCATACGAATTGCGGGTTACGAGTTCGACTGGAACCAATCCTGAGTTACATGCGGTCAATGCTCTCAGCGGGTGTCATCGCAATACCGTATGCCGATTGGAAAAAGAGGCCGACTGAAATATCGTGGCTAGCTCTGAGAGAACACACTGTCGGCGACAAAGATTATCACCCCAAAAAGTTTCAGTTTACACGTGCCATTGCCAACGATCAAAGGTTACGTTACGAAGGAGCACTTTATGTAGACAAAATGGCAAAGGCTATGTTCATGGCTGATGAATGGGATTGGACTCCTGAAAATTGA
- a CDS encoding hypothetical protein (EggNog:ENOG41), translating into MAVDVFAVPVFLVVFRETLETVIIVSVLLAFLKQTLDGPNGDIKVYKQLRRQVWLGTGIGFFICLVVAAAVIGVFYTVGRNSWEKNEYYYEGAFCLFASLIISVMGAALLRIGKMQAKWRVKLAKALESPIKAGSKGWFKQFVEKYAMFVLPFVTVLREGIEAVVFVAGVSFSASAKSIPLPTVVGLFAGCCVGYLLYKGGASTKLQLFLVLSTCLLYLVGAGLFSRSVWSFEMAKWNEYIGGEADEFGNGPGSYDIDQSVWHVNCCASTEAIQNGWGIFNAILGWTNSATYGSVISYNLYWICVMIGFIVMRFKETHGRLPFGKAKAPANAVDDAESHASSTPKNTATEKTTTA; encoded by the exons ATGGCTGTAGACGTCTTTGCGGTTCCCGTCTTCCTTGTTGTCTTTCGAGAGACTCTTGAGACTGTCATCATCGTTTCTGTCTTGCTTGCTTTCCTCAAGCAAACCCTTGACGGTCCCAATGGTGACATCAAAGTGTACAAACAGCTGAGACGTCAG GTCTGGCTTGGAACGGGCATTGGTTTCTTCATCTGCTTAGTTGTCGCCGCCGCTGTCATTGGTGTCTTCTACACCGTTGGCAGGAACTCATGGGAGAAGAACGAGTACTACTATGAAGGTGCATTCTGTCTCTTTGCATCCCTAATCATCTCCGTCATGGGCGCAGCTCTGCTCCGTATCGGAAAGATGCAGGCAAAGTGGCGAGTCAAGCTGGCAAAGGCTCTCGAATCACCAATTAAAGCTGGTTCCAAGGGATGGTTCAAGCAGTTCGTTGAGAAGTACGCTATGTTCGTCTTGCCTTTTGTCACCGTCCTTCGAGAAGGTATTGAGgccgtcgtcttcgtcgctgGTGTGTCCTTTTCTGCTTCAGCCAAGTCCATTCCTCTCCCAACTGTTGTCGGCCTCTTTGCCGGTTGCTGTGTTGGCTATCTCCTTTACAA GGGTGGCGCGAGCACCAAACTTCAACTCTTCCTCGTTCTCTCGACCTGCCTCTTGTACCTCGTGGGTGCCGGTCTCTTTTCTCGCTCTGTCTGGAGTTTCGAGATGGCCAAGTGGAACGAGTACATTGGtggtgaagctgatgagttTGGAAACGGGCCTGGTTCCTATGATATTGACCAGAGTGTCTGGCACGTCAAC TGTTGTGCCTCCACCGAAGCTATTCAGAACGGCTGGGGTATCTTCAATGCCATTCTTGGCTGGACAAACTCCGCTACTTATGGCTCTGTCATCTCCTATAACCTATACTGGATTTGCGTCATGATTGGTTTCATCGTCATGCGTTTCAAGGAGACACATGGCAGACTGCCTTTCGGAAAGGCTAAGGCTCCTGCCAacgctgttgatgatgccgagAGCCACGCCAGCTCAACTCCCAAGAACACAGCAACAGAGAAGACTACTACCGCCTAA